A region of the Silene latifolia isolate original U9 population chromosome 9, ASM4854445v1, whole genome shotgun sequence genome:
AATGTGACTCAATTTAAATGGTCacattttaccataaaaatggTGACAAAAACCTTCTAAAGGCTTCCGACGAAATTTATCGTCTGAAATGAGAATTTGCGATAATGTTGAGTGCTAATTTTGGGAATCAAAAGTTGTTTACGCCAAGTGTTGGTCAATGTTGTTATGGAATGATGGTTAAGAAGTTTGTTGATGATGATTGATGATTGatgattgatgattgatggatTGAAAGCAAGCACGTTGTTTTTGCTATGATCTCGGATAAGGTGTGATGACTGATGACGATTTTTTGTTGATGTCATTTTAGATTTTTAGGTCTTAGAATAATACTAGGAGCATGGTAAACAAATTTGAGCCTGAGTTAAATTTATCGAACTCCAAACTAATTCTTAGGTTTCGATATGAATTATGGTACGATATTAATTAACTCCTGAAAAGAGATGTGTGTCACTAAGATTAGATAAAATTTAATACTCGTACATCACAATCCTAAAATCTTAAAATTAATCGACGATATATCCTTGTTGGATTATAAAGTACTTAACTCTGCTGATAAGTTTGGTAAGGTCACAAAAAAATTATAAGAAATTTATAATCAAATCTAATTATAATCAAATATGATATGAATGTCTATTTGGGTCGGTCGTATGCTATAAAACGATCCTATAGGAAAGTTGCATATGGAATGCCAGGATGGGCCGATACGGTAGCATTATTTGGATAGAGCAACAAATTGGCCCAATTATTCCTAGGAGGGATCTTGTTTCGAAACCAAATCAAGAGTATTTATCATTGATTTACCCGCTAAACTACCTGACATTAGTTTGAGGCGAGGGTAGATGAGGCACAAAAACGGAAATACAAATAAGACAGATGATAAGAAGGTATCAGCTACAAACACAGACGAGTCGTGCAGATTTAATATGACTACAACAGACGATAAAACAAATAAGACACTCCGGAGGAAGGATAGAACCATAGAAGTCATGTTTGGCAAACTCTCAAACACATACAAATATTAGCAAGAGTAGACGGAATAGTATAGTATCATCGTAAAACCTCATGCAAACTTGAACAGATGTGTGATCATCTACTTGCCGCCTCCAATGTCCTTGACGCCACAAATTTGCTCCTCTCCCATGGCTGACTGAACACTCACAATCAGGTCTTTCCCATCCGCAAAGCCAGCCTGTAACTGTTATTCAATAAATAtagaattattattattcattgaACCATACATTTTGAACAAGAGAAAACAGTTCCATGTCGATAATGAAAATGATATGCAGATATGAGCTAAGGTAAAGTCGTTGAGTATTGGTAGTGTACTCGTAACTAGGTTCTGTCGTCATGATCAAACTAACTTTTTGGCTTCCTTTACCGTTTACACTAAGAAACCCCTTGAGAGTGGTTTAAGTATGCATGCTAAGCATTTACCCCTCGTAAGTAAATTTTCAACGGGTGAAAGTAAGTATCTTGTATATCATCCGTTAAAGCCAAAATTTAACTTGGCAAGTAGTTGAGTTCCTCTCCATGTTGATGCAAGTGAGTCAATAATAGCCTAGAACGTAGTTTATTTATATTACCGACTCCAACAAACCATCTGCGTTCTAGCAAAAGAGCGGATACAACCAATACAAGAAAGCACATATATGATTCCATAAAACATGCACTCGACACTTAATGAGTTAAATGATGATAAGTAATACAGCGGTAACTAAACAAGTCAAGAGAAGTATTAGAAGGTAATTCAAAGTTTCAAACCTGTTCGAGCAGTTTGTCATCTTCTGGCAGCTTCAAGTCATCCTTAGTGCCTCCATTATCAGTCAGCAGACTAACCTGAAATTGAAATACTAAAGGTGTCACACGATGGACAACAGAAAGTGATAggttcaaacaaaataaaaatctATACTTACAAAGCCATCCTCAGATATGTCAATGAGCTGGTAATCAGTACGATTAACATGTGGAATCTGAAAAGAAACGACACAAGGAATTTAATTTCAGAAACAGGCAGAGTGACATTAAGAACCggataaaaatcaaaaataaaaggtCACATAGGACAATTACATCACAATTGTGGGAAGAAGGGACGATATCTTCAAGCTTCTTGCCATTGAAAATATCGATAGCAACAAAGTGACACTTAGCGTGACCATGCTTGCCAGTCTTGGAAGTGGAGACTTCAACAACCTGCCACGCCGAAAACAAAGAGTGAGAAACTTCTTCCCAACGACTTTAACGAGCCTCCCAACTTCCTCCATACTAATAAATACCATATTTGACCACCTTCAGCGTAAAGCAGCCCATAGCAAATAAGATATACACATATCAGCAATTTTCTCTATTGAAACCAATGTTTTCagataaattgacaaaaatgaAACAATACCAAATAAACATTTTCTCCACTTAAAAAGCTCGATTAGACCAATATCATCATTTACATCAAAACAAAACCAAAGATGCCCAAAATAACAACATGCTTGCATTTATTTCCCATCAACTTGAAAACTCTCGACATAAATCAAGACAATTCGCACAAATATAACACCACCGCGATTTATGTTGACTTAGATTGCGCACATAAATGCAAAATAAATATCTGCAAATTTCCATTAAGAAGCCAATAAAGCAAAAAAAGTCCACAATTAAAAGTTATCCACAACAGGGTTAAAATGTCTCAAAGTTCCTACAAACTCAAATCCGGACTAAATTAAACGGCATAAGAAAGCATACTATATGCCAACTGCTCAAATGAAGCGTCGATTCTCATCAATCACATCAAAATATAACCAAGGACGACCACAATGAACAACTTCCATGCTTCACATCCTATCAACCTTTCCTTTCTTAGCTTCCCTAGAACTTTCTCCTCTACCATACTATCAAAATACCGTTTACAGTTATATTATATCTTCCCCTTTCTACCAGACAAGTTCCGAAAATACATCAGCACAAACACATTGCAGCACAAATATCACAGAATTGATACTCTACATTGAAATTCATACCCACAAACCTTACTATTCGCATATTAAACTGTTGATTAAGTCTCAATCATCATCttaaaccttactacatactatTAGCATATTAAACCGATATCTTAACATCAACATCAATCAATACAAAATCACTACTTTACCAGAATCACTCCTCGCTCCTAAATCCTAATAATCGTCATCTTAAACCTTACTACTTCATACCTGTAAACCTAAATTACTATTCGCATATTAAACCATTGATCGAGCTTCAATCATCGACTTAAACCCTACTACTTACTATTAGCATATTAAACCATTGATCGAGCTTCAATCATCGACTTAAACCCTACTACTTACTATTAGCATATTAAACCTGTAATTTcaacatcaatcaatcaatacaatCACTACTTCACAAGAATTACTCCTCGCACCTAAATGTTATTAAATATCCTAATAATCACACACGAATCGACACAGCACAtgctcaaaaccctaaaaatcacAGCAAAACTCAGAAAAAATGACGAAAATTTCATCATATAAATCAGAACAAACAGAAAACTGATAATTCCAGTCCAAAACCCTAAAACAAAGAAGAATCGGCGAaaaattaatcaaaaaaaaaagaatcgaaaGACCTTGCAAGGGCGATTTTTGATGACGATGTAACCGTTCTTACGGATAGTACCAGCTTGTTGAGGATAAGTTTTGGAGGCACCTGCATCTCCCTTGGATTCGAATTGGTGTTCTTCATCCGACATTTTTGAAGCTTGCTTGTTGTTTTTGGAAGGAAAACAGGAATACGTCTCTTTGACCTCCACACAGTTGTTTACTCGACTGAGAGAGAATTGAAGAGGTGTTTTATAAAGACGGATAATGATATTCTCTATAGTGATGGTCGGTCAATGGAGTTATCCATTTGACGGAGTTGGTATTTTGAGAGACGGTTTTGTATTTATCTTTTTGATTTTTAATGGACTTTATcaatcaattggtctcccttgtgacgggttatcatttgtgacggatattttgtgagataaaatggtaacaaaatgggttagtggagaaagggaatAATGAATAGTGttaatagagagagagagaaaaagtgggtacattgtgaggtaaaatggtatccgtcttcagcttgtgacggatatgtcctgtcttcaatgagaatttgtgtttatcaATAGTATGGTAAGTTTTGAGAATCTTTATAATTCTTTACTATATATCCCGTACAACTATACAAGAGAAAATATACTCATTCGAGATTTGTTTGATTTATCTTTATAAGTTTAATAAGTATAGCAAATTTTTAAATAGTTTTCTTTTATGATGTTTAATTGAAAAAAGTAATGTTAAAATATGTGAATCGACGTATTTGAAAAAGAAAATGTGACGATGCACGTTGAATGTAGGGAGTAGTATAAGTGTATAACCCTATGAGGTGTCGAGTTGGTAGATCGAAGCCGTATTCGAAAATTGAAATACCATGTAGAATTAAAGATTTATAAATAGCACGTTAATTAATTTATGCTTTTACGATAATAATGTTTAGACAAACCGCGTAATATAAAAAATTCGTAAACACAAATCCTTCACGTTTTATTCCTCTCATTATTCGATAAGAAGAGAAATGGAAAAAAAATTGGATACTTTTCGAATAAACAAAAAGATAGTCCATTCGAAGCGTATGACGCCGTTGGATGGATCGGTATCGGATCCTGGTCAACAGTGGGGATCTTTGTGAGTGACTGAGTGGAGCATCCATTTTCCCCAATGTTGCGTAAAGGGGACGCTATAGGGTGTGGGCAGGTGCAATGGTGCATCTAAAGGTCCATACTTTGGAATACCCGAAAAGTTCGAATTTCAATTTGGGTCATTTCGGATTATGTGCATCAACTTCTTCTAGTTCACAAGCACTTCTCAACGCAATTTTCATTACAGGTCATTCAACCTAAAACAGTCCCAACTTACATGAGACTGTTGGAAGACCCCTTTAACCACTAGGGTAATGTTCTCGTTGCAGCCTGCTGTTTTCGTAAAAACACAGAATACGCACCATGGCGACAGTTAGTTGGAATAAGGAAAGGTAATCAAAATGATGCAGAAGAACAGCACAACTTTGCTTATAAATGGAACTTCAGAAAACAATTAGTCAGAGAAACAGACTTTCTTAAAGAACAACCTCGAAAAACTGAAATAACGGTGAAGGGAATCTTCCGATCCCTTTGGAAACAAACCTTATGTACAGAACAAAACGCCATCGAGGAGATATCACAATCTACGAAGCTTCCAAACAGTAGCCATCGCAAA
Encoded here:
- the LOC141598772 gene encoding eukaryotic translation initiation factor 5A-2, translating into MSDEEHQFESKGDAGASKTYPQQAGTIRKNGYIVIKNRPCKVVEVSTSKTGKHGHAKCHFVAIDIFNGKKLEDIVPSSHNCDIPHVNRTDYQLIDISEDGFVSLLTDNGGTKDDLKLPEDDKLLEQLQAGFADGKDLIVSVQSAMGEEQICGVKDIGGGK